GTTCATTCACAACTGATATATTGGCAATGTCTCACTATTGAAGTCTGATTCAGAGAACATCCACACCAAAACAGAATGTACATTATTCACAACCTGAATATTTGTGAATATGAAGAAGTCTGTCTACCAAACATGGCTTTGAGAGACCAAACGCAGAGCTGCCccacaaacaaaaatgtaacgacggagataaaaacactgaatctgTTCTGTCTATGGTAAAGCAATCTTCCATTTTCACAAATTCTGGTCAAACCACGTTCTTAGGAATAGTGTACATGTTCTTTTTAGCATAGATTTTCCATTTACAACCATGAAATATCTCCAGAGCTCCAGCCGTAGTGCAAATAGCACACAAGGAAACACATTCCATACAACACTCCCGACCATAAGTTCACACATATGCTCCAAATTACTTCTCATCATGCTCACCGGGGATGAGCCCAATTTTTACCAAGccacaataaaaagaaaaaaaataatctgcatCAACATCAATAATGTCAATTAGCCATATACAACTTTGGCTTCTGTAAATATTTCAGTATTTgtaagaagagaaaaaagagcATTTAAAGTAATAGTAACTTACAAAGCATGTCAATAAATAACTGGGTTCCCCTTGAagcccccacccacccacaccacATCATCAGTGTTCGCTACTTTATCATGAATTGTGCAAGGTGTGCTTGAGCTTATATAACTACAGCTGAAATCTACTGTGGACATGTCCGGTGACGCTCCTTTTGATTTATTAAGTGCTTCGTTGATTGGCTGCGTCCTTCATGCATAGCTGTTGGTTGTGACCAGCAGCTCATACGCCGGGTCGTGACTCCTCCTGCACAGCACCACGCAGGCACAAAGCATGCCCAGCATCTGCAGGTGGACAGCAAgggaacaaatgaaaaactgttATTTGAGCCCTTCAGTGAACTTAGCAGAAAAATTATGCGAGCACAATCAAAAGGCAAGAACTAATAATCAGTTATATTCTAACTCTAATCAAGCatcacaatcttgtggactaaTTTATTTTTACCATTATGCTATTATGGGAAATCACACTGTGTGAGCAAATGTTAAACCAAGAAGTGTCATctttacacacataaacacacacacacacacacacacacacacacagagcatgtGTTAAAATAAGAATCTTTGAGTTTAATATTAGATGATCGGCCATGCTGTCTTAGTCGCTGCTTTGGGAGCAGGGGTTTCCTGGTCAGCTGCGACCATGCTGAGCTGTTAAACACAATGAAAATCCTTTGACACAATTAGGTCAGAGCTGCTGTCGGATCAGTTTGTGCCAACAGAGAtgactgcagctttaattttccTCCCAGTATACATCCTTTTGGCTTGATCTAAATACAGCCATGGAATAATATGtcttaagtgtgtttttttgcagtgaGGTTGCTGTTTGTTGTGAATGAATTCACCCTATGTCAACTAGTCATTATGACTGTAGTCCTTTTTTAGCTTTAGAGTTATTGTCCCATTTTCCATACAAGATACACTCTTTGATTTGGGTAACAAAAACCCTCGAATCACAGTTTCTTGCTTCAAAAACTATTTTGAGCAACATCTGTAACATCAGTggtcagacagtcagacaggttTATGCACATCTGCAGTTCAGCTGTGTTATTTAAACCATTTATTTGCAAGTAAAAAATGACAACTAATAGTTCTGGTATTAAAGGAACAGCatggaggatttagtggcatctagtggtgagaattgcagattgcaaccagctgaaacttctccaatgAGCCAAGCATGAATTCTTAGATAAAACTGCTTCAGTTTTAATTGTTAAGGAGATCTGTCTGGGAGCCAATTATTTGCAgaggcctcttcctctccaaaataaacagaccaggtgattaaaaccagtaaaaccactaaataaagtattttcacattacaaatcagtgtttttctgatgtttttcttctctgAGGGCtcctaactatggtggccgacacaaaaatacaaatggccccatctagagccagtgtttggtttgtctgctctgggctactgtagaaacattatggtgaaacatggcagactccactGACGAGGACCctctccatatgtagatataaacagctcattctaaaataacaaaaacacatcgaTTCTTActctcaggtgattatacactaaatatACTTATTATgtaatattccatttctgccaatatatcccccttaatactacacactggacctctaaTTTTGATTATGTTCCCTTTATTTAAATTCACTTCCAAATTGGTTGCTTAGATGCTACTGTTAAACTTGGGATTTGTTTAAAACCTGTCCGAGCGCTCAGGTTGTTTGCACTGATGGCCTTCACTAAgaatattttttctgtttccctgctgctgctgtcactgtaCAGGTGACCCTCCCTGTCCTCCTTACCTGTATAGATGCAAAAGTGAGTGCAGCCCATATGACATACATCATGATCTCCTTTAACTTCTTCACAACAAGAGCTTCACAACCCTGAGACAGACAATAAGTGACATTAATAGAGTTTCACAGGCATTACAACATTAATTTACAATAACGCCAGACAACCTGTTTACACTTTAGATCTGACTGTgctacaatgaaaaaaaacacatcttatCTGGTACCTCTTGGTAGAGATCTCCTGGTCGAGTGAGAGTGCCGGTACAGTTAGTGATGCTGGGCTGACAGCAGCTGACTGGGACACTGTTGTTCTTGGATTCTTTAAACCAGCGCGTGTTCCTCCAGTCAGAGTAGTTGTGAATGCCGCAGCAGTGGAGCTAACGGGAGAACAGAGAGGGAATAAGAGTCCTAAGTTAAGACGACaacttgaaaaatgttttacaatCTCAAACATGCATGAATATAaaacaatatacacaatatGTGTTTGCCCAATTCATGTTATTTTATGCGCTGTGAGGTGACCTTGGGTGTTTTGAAAGGCACATTTTCAAttgcattatcattattatagaAAGACATGTTTTCTAAACTGAGATGACCTGAAatggctgtcaaaataaaactgtttgaTATAACAGACTTTTCTTCTCACCTGCCTCTGCACATAGTCAATAGCACGGCTGGGGGCGTCAGTGTTGGTGCCGTTGTATTCATTGTACACCTTCTGAATGGAGTGATTCACCTCATCTTCTACCTGAAGCAAAAGCACAGCAGCTGTTACTGTCCCTGTTCGGCAACTGCAATTTTCATATATTATCTCTACGGGACATTTTTTCACAGCATTATAAAACTAATTTACAGTGTAGGCCCTTAGGTAACACTGTTAGCCCGAGGGAGTTCAATTACATAAGAGCTTCTCAGCAAATCAACATTAATGAATCATAGCAAAGGAAGTTTTGAAACAATGACAGGAAGCAAAAGTTGCTAGAATTTCACATTTAAATGCTATGAATTATATTCGTCTTATCTTTTATCtggaagaaaaaacatttaaatgtaaaactcACATATATTGATATTTGAAAACATCTGATCAAATAAGACAAACTTGGCCCCACTTTCATCTAACTGTACTTGTGAAATGCTCATGTGCTGTGTTTACCTTTGCCCTGTATATGTAGCCaagcaccaccaccacacatTCTGTTACAAACACCAGCAGGAGAATGGCAGCAAACTGAAACGACAACAAAGACACATTGTTCAGAGGCTCATTAGTAAAGTCAGAAATATAACGATTACTTGACATTGCCAGTAAATGAAATTTTTCACTAAgtcttgttgttttgtgtcttcctTGTGCTCCCTATAGTATGTAACAGAAATGTTGCATGTGTGCTTCCTCTGAATTCAGTCAATTTCAAAGGTGCAAAGTCGTCCACACTCACAGTAGCCAGACCACAGGAGCTTTCACGTATTGTTGCACAGCAGCCAATCAAGCCGATGATGAAAAGAAGAGTCCCGACAGCTATTATTATGATGGCAGGGATCAAAGTGTACACATCTTCAAAGAAGTGGTCGTAGTCGTCGTACGTGATAAACACATAGGCTCCAATGTAGCATAAAATTCCAGCTGCAGCCTGCAGAGAGAAATGGAGACatgagtcagagagagaaaagggccCTTTAAAATCTACctcctctttttgtcttttttattctaTATATAAAGACCTGTATGTTTTTGTTCCATGGGTCTCACGTGACTATTAGATTTAATTGTTAAATGACACatggctctttttttttattttttaatgattagCCTAGTTTTTCATCAGCTTTTCTTTCATTATAATCTACTATACCAGGGGCTGGCAACCTTCACTATCAAAAGAGTTATTTTTGAccaataataagaagaagaatctGTGTGGAGCCGGAAAATTTTGGGCTTTTAATGAAGGTAAAACAGCTTAtcaagtctaaattagcctatacTAATAGTCTAAATGGgcatttggtactttaactttgcagagctggcagtgaaagcaaacaaatctgtccacacactacGAACATCTCTATGTGATTg
The Epinephelus lanceolatus isolate andai-2023 chromosome 2, ASM4190304v1, whole genome shotgun sequence DNA segment above includes these coding regions:
- the tspan3b gene encoding tetraspanin-3b, translated to MGQCGITSSKTVLVFLNLIFWAAAGILCYIGAYVFITYDDYDHFFEDVYTLIPAIIIIAVGTLLFIIGLIGCCATIRESSCGLATFAAILLLVFVTECVVVVLGYIYRAKVEDEVNHSIQKVYNEYNGTNTDAPSRAIDYVQRQLHCCGIHNYSDWRNTRWFKESKNNSVPVSCCQPSITNCTGTLTRPGDLYQEGCEALVVKKLKEIMMYVIWAALTFASIQMLGMLCACVVLCRRSHDPAYELLVTTNSYA